Genomic DNA from Frondihabitans sp. PAMC 28766:
CGCCGATCAGGCGGGGTAGTCGCCCGCGCGCAGGTCGTCGACGAGGCTCGGGTGGGTGGGCTGCCAGCCGTAGGTCTGCTGAGTCCAGGCGCTGGTCGCCGGCTGGTCCATCGCGAAGATGGTGCCGAGCGGGCCGAAGGTCTCGGCCGGCACCTGCTGCACGGGCACGTCGAGCTGCTCGCCGATGATCGTCGCGAGAGACAGCATGGTGTCGCCCTCGTCACCGACGGCGTTGACGGCCGTGCCGGGCTCGCCTTCCTCGACCATGAGACGGAAGAGCGACGCCGCATCGCGACGGTGCACGGCCGGCCAGCGCTGGCCGCCGTCGCCGACGTAGGCCGAGACGCCCGACTGCTGCGCCGCGGCGATCAGGATGCCGGCGAACCCGTAGGCGACGTACCGCTCGTGCACCGAACGAGGCAGACGCACGGCCGAAGTGCGGACCCCCTGCGACGAGAGGTCGAGGACACGCTGCGCGTTGATGCCGCGGCCGCCGACGGGGCCGGTGGTCGACATCGCATCCTGCTCGGTGGCAAGTCGACCCGGCGAGAAGGTGGTGCCCGACACGATCGAGAACGCCTTGCCGGTGTCGACGAGGGCCGCACCGATGGTGTCCATCGCGAGGCCCTCTTCGGCGATGCTGCGCTCGAGGTCGCTGAAGTCGTTGCTGAAGGCGAGATGAATGCTCGCGTCGGTGTCGCGGGCGGACGACGTCAGGATCTCGAGGTCGCCGAGACCCCCGATCACGGCGGTGCCGCCCGCAGCCTCGACCTTCGCGGCGGAGGCGGCAGACCGCGCGAGGCCGAGCACCTCGTGCCCGTGGGCGACCAGCTCTTCGACGACGACCGACCCGATACCGCCGGATGCTCCGGTGACGAATACGCGCATGAGTGACTCCTTAGTGATGCGACTGATGTCCCATCACTGTAGCACCGTGATGGGACTCGTGTCGCATCAGTATGATTGAGCAATGGCCCGATGGGAACCCGACGCACGCGAGCGCTTCGTCGCCGCTGCCCTCGAGCTCTTCACCGACCAGGGCTACGACGACACGACGGTCGCCCAGATCGCCGAGCGGGCGGGTCTCACCCGCAGCACCTTCTTCCGCCACTTCAGCGACAAGCGCGAGGTGCTGGCCGCGGGGCAGGAGACTCTCTCACGGCTGTTCGCCGAGGGGATCGCCGGGGCGCCCGCCGACGCCAGCCCGCTCACCGCCGTCGCGGCCGGCCTGGACAACGCCGCCGGCGCGATGACGCCGTTCAACCGAGCGCTCGCGCCGCGCATCGAGGCCGTCATCGCGACGAACAGCGAGCTGCAAGAGCGCGCCGCCCAGAAGCAGGTCGGCATGGCCCAGGCGATGTCGGATGCGCTCCGGGCTCGGGGCGTCGACGACCGCGTGGCGTCGACCGCTGCCGAGCTCGGCCTGTTGGCATTCAAGGAGGCGTTCAGCGAGTGGATCGCCGAGGGTGCCGACGGCCCGGAGGGTGCCGACGGCAGCACGAGCAGCAGCAGCGGCGATTCCGACCTCGAGACACTGCTGCGCGAGGCCCTCGAGCGGCTGCGCTCGGCGGTCGCGCAGCTCGGCTGACTGCGCGGAGGCTGACCTCTCGCGCGAGACTGACCTCTCGCGCGGCCAGCCCAACACCACGAAACGGCCACGACACCCTGCCTAGGCGGGGTGCGGTGGCCGTTTCGAAGTGTTTCGGCTCAGAAGGGCCGGATGCTACTTGCGCAGCTCCAGGTACCGCGCGATGAGCGCCTTCGTCGACGAGTCCTGCGACTCGAGTGCCGATGCGTCGCCGTCGACCGCCGGGGCGATCTGCAGCGCGAGCTGCTTGCCGAGCTCGACACCCCACTGGTCGAACGAGTCGATGCCCCAGATGGTGCCTTCGGTGAAGACGATGTGCTCGTAGAGCGCGATCAGCTGGCCGACGACGCTCGGGGTGAGCTCGGGCGCCAGGATCGACGTCGTGGGCCGGTTGCCGCTGAAGGTGCGAGCCGGCACGACGGCCTCTTTGGTGCCCTCGGCACGAACCTCGTCGGCGGTCTTGCCGAACGCCAGCGCCTTCGTCTGGGCGAAGAAGTTCGCCATGAACAGCGCGTGGACGTCCTGGCCGGGCGCCACAGCGGCGCCGTCCCCGGTGTCGTCCTTCAGCGGGTGCGCCGGGTTGGCGACGGCGATGAAGTCGGCGGGGATGAGGCGCGTGCCCTGGTGGATCAGCTGGTAGAACGCGTGCTGGCCGTTGGTGCCGGGCTCGCCCCAGAAGATCTCGCCGGTGTCGGTGGTGACGGGTGAGCCGTCCCAGCGCACCATCTTGCCGTTCGACTCCATGGTGAGCTGCTGCAGGTAGGCGGGGAAGCGGTGGAGGTATTGCGTGTAGGGCAGCACCGCGTGGCTCTGGGCCTTCAAGAAGTTGGAGTACCAGACGTTGAGGAGGCCCATCAGCACGGGCACGTTCTCTTCGAGCGGCGTGGTGCGCATGTGCTCGTCGACGGCGTGGAAGCCGTTCAAGAACTCGGTCCAGTTGTCGGGCCCGATCGCGATGACGACGGAGGTGCCGATGGCGGAGTCGACCGAATAGCGGCCGCCCACCCAGTCCCAGAAGCCGAACGCGTTCTCGGGGTCGATGCCGAAGGCTTTGACCTTGTCGAGAGCGGTGGAAACGGCGACGAAGTGCTTGGCCACGGCGCCGTTGCGGGCCTCGTCGCTGTCGTCCAGAGCGCCCGAGTCGCCCAGCTGCTTCCACAGCCACTCGCGGGCGAGGCGTGCGTTGGTCAGCGTCTCGAGCGTGCCGAAGGTCTTCGACGCGACGATGAACAGCGTCGTCTCGGCGTCGAGGTCGGCCGTCTTCTCGTAGATGTCGCTCGGGTCGATGTTGGACACGAAGCGTGCCTCGAGACCCTTCTGGACGTAGGGCTTGAGTGCCTCGTAGACCATGACGGGCCCGAGGTCGGAGCCGCCGATACCGATGTTGACCACGGTCTCGATGCGCTTGCCGGTGACGCCCGTCCACGCGCCCGAGCGCACCTTCTCGGCGAAGCCGAAGACCTTGTCGAGCGTCTTGTGCACCTCGACGTCGACGTCTTCGCCGTCGACCACGAAGGGCTTCGCGGGGGTGAGCTCGCCAGTCGCGGGGCGACGCAGGGCGGTGTGCAGCACGGCGCGGTCTTCGGTCACGTTGATGTGTTCGCCCGAGATCATGGCCTCGTAGCGCTCGGCGACGCCCGAGTCTTTCGCCAGCTGCAGCAGGTGGCCCAGGATCTCTTCGGTGACGAGACCCTTCGACAGGTCGACCGTGAGGTCGGCCGCCTGGAACGTGTAGCGGCTCGCACGGTCGGGGTCGGCGTCGAACCAGCCGCGCAGGTCGGGCGAGAACCCGTCGGCGATGCCGGCGAGCGCCTTCCACGCGTCGGTCGAGGTCGGGTCGACGGGGGCTTCTTCGGTCAAGGGGTCCTCCTGGATGCCAAGGATTGCGCGGCCCGCGACTCACGCAGCGCTGCCTGGCGGACCGCCCTCAACTCTATTCCCGTGAGGTGAACGCCGGGTCGCGACGGGGCAAGCAGTGGATAACTTGTCTAGACAAGTGGCGACGTCACTTGTATGGTCAAGTGCGTGAGCGAACCTCTGCACGGCGCGATAGCCGACGACCTGCGCGGCCGGATCGTGCACGGCGACTTGAGCGTCGGCGATCCTGTGCCCTCGGAGTCGTCTCTCTGCCGACAGTGGGGCTCGTCGCGCGGCCCCGTGCGCCAGGCGCTGGCTACTCTGCGAGCCGAAGGCCTCATCGAAGGCGGCCGCGGCAAGCCCCCCGTTGTCGCTGCGACGACACTGGCGCAGCCGTTCGACACGCTGCTGTCGTACTCGGCGTGGGTCGAGTCGATCGGCCGCACGCCCGGCCAGCGCACGATCGAGTTCGCGCCGCATCCTGCCGACGCCGAGACGGCTTCGCGGCTCGAGTTGGCCGAAGGGGATCCTGTCGTGACGCAGCTGCGCCTGCGCCTCCTCGACGGCGAGCCGGCGATGCTCGAGCGGACCAGCTGGATCGAGCGCGTCGGCCGCCTTCTCGTCGACTTCGACACCGATTCAGGATCCGAGTGGAGTCGCCTTCGCTCTCGTGGCGAGCACATGGCCTCGGCGCGACACGTCATCGACGCCGTCGCCGCCGACCCCGTCGACGCGCTGCACCTGGGCGTCGGCCTCGGCACTCCGCTGCTGCGCCAACGACGCGTCACCCGCAACGCCGAAGGCGAGGTGCTCGAGTACGACGAGGACCGCTACCTGCCCGAGGTGGTCAGCTTCTCGCTCGAGAACACCTCGGACGTGCGCACGCCGTTCGCGCGCAACGCGATGCCCGCTCCGCACGCGGCAGCGGCAGCCGCAGCGGCAGCGGCGCCACGGACGGGCGGCTCGTGACCGGCCTCGCCGAGTGGGCCTTCCTCGTGGCCGCCGGCATCGTGGCCGGCATCACCGGCACGGCCGGCGGCATCACCTCGCTCGTCGCCTACCCCGCTCTGCTCGCCGTCGGCCTGCCGCCGCTCACGGCCAACGTCAGCAGCTCGGTCGCCCTGGTCGGCTCGGGCTTCAGCTCGGCGCTCAGCTCGGGCCCCGAGCTGCGGGGCCACGCGCCGACCCTCCGCCGCTGGATGCCGCCCGTTATTGTGATGAGCCTCGCCGGAGCCGTGCTGCTCGTCGTCACCCCGGGCGACGTCTTCGGCCGGATCGTGCCCTATCTGGTGCTGCTCGGCGCTGTCGCACTGCTGTGCCAGCCGGCCATCGCCCGCTGGCAGGCCCGCCGCGGGGCCACTCTCACCCGCGCCACCGTGGGTGCGTCCGGCGCCGGGGTCGCGCTCTACAACGGCTATTTCGGGGCGGGGTCGGGCATCCTGATGA
This window encodes:
- a CDS encoding NAD-dependent epimerase/dehydratase family protein, coding for MRVFVTGASGGIGSVVVEELVAHGHEVLGLARSAASAAKVEAAGGTAVIGGLGDLEILTSSARDTDASIHLAFSNDFSDLERSIAEEGLAMDTIGAALVDTGKAFSIVSGTTFSPGRLATEQDAMSTTGPVGGRGINAQRVLDLSSQGVRTSAVRLPRSVHERYVAYGFAGILIAAAQQSGVSAYVGDGGQRWPAVHRRDAASLFRLMVEEGEPGTAVNAVGDEGDTMLSLATIIGEQLDVPVQQVPAETFGPLGTIFAMDQPATSAWTQQTYGWQPTHPSLVDDLRAGDYPA
- a CDS encoding TetR/AcrR family transcriptional regulator gives rise to the protein MARWEPDARERFVAAALELFTDQGYDDTTVAQIAERAGLTRSTFFRHFSDKREVLAAGQETLSRLFAEGIAGAPADASPLTAVAAGLDNAAGAMTPFNRALAPRIEAVIATNSELQERAAQKQVGMAQAMSDALRARGVDDRVASTAAELGLLAFKEAFSEWIAEGADGPEGADGSTSSSSGDSDLETLLREALERLRSAVAQLG
- the pgi gene encoding glucose-6-phosphate isomerase, which encodes MTEEAPVDPTSTDAWKALAGIADGFSPDLRGWFDADPDRASRYTFQAADLTVDLSKGLVTEEILGHLLQLAKDSGVAERYEAMISGEHINVTEDRAVLHTALRRPATGELTPAKPFVVDGEDVDVEVHKTLDKVFGFAEKVRSGAWTGVTGKRIETVVNIGIGGSDLGPVMVYEALKPYVQKGLEARFVSNIDPSDIYEKTADLDAETTLFIVASKTFGTLETLTNARLAREWLWKQLGDSGALDDSDEARNGAVAKHFVAVSTALDKVKAFGIDPENAFGFWDWVGGRYSVDSAIGTSVVIAIGPDNWTEFLNGFHAVDEHMRTTPLEENVPVLMGLLNVWYSNFLKAQSHAVLPYTQYLHRFPAYLQQLTMESNGKMVRWDGSPVTTDTGEIFWGEPGTNGQHAFYQLIHQGTRLIPADFIAVANPAHPLKDDTGDGAAVAPGQDVHALFMANFFAQTKALAFGKTADEVRAEGTKEAVVPARTFSGNRPTTSILAPELTPSVVGQLIALYEHIVFTEGTIWGIDSFDQWGVELGKQLALQIAPAVDGDASALESQDSSTKALIARYLELRK
- a CDS encoding GntR family transcriptional regulator, producing MSEPLHGAIADDLRGRIVHGDLSVGDPVPSESSLCRQWGSSRGPVRQALATLRAEGLIEGGRGKPPVVAATTLAQPFDTLLSYSAWVESIGRTPGQRTIEFAPHPADAETASRLELAEGDPVVTQLRLRLLDGEPAMLERTSWIERVGRLLVDFDTDSGSEWSRLRSRGEHMASARHVIDAVAADPVDALHLGVGLGTPLLRQRRVTRNAEGEVLEYDEDRYLPEVVSFSLENTSDVRTPFARNAMPAPHAAAAAAAAAAPRTGGS
- a CDS encoding sulfite exporter TauE/SafE family protein, producing MTGLAEWAFLVAAGIVAGITGTAGGITSLVAYPALLAVGLPPLTANVSSSVALVGSGFSSALSSGPELRGHAPTLRRWMPPVIVMSLAGAVLLVVTPGDVFGRIVPYLVLLGAVALLCQPAIARWQARRGATLTRATVGASGAGVALYNGYFGAGSGILMIALLMLSIEPKLPRANALKNAILISADVLPAVLFIVLGRIEWQATVALGIGALLGGLVGPRVARRVPAALMRVLIAACGFGLAGWLLLHP